One Octopus sinensis linkage group LG11, ASM634580v1, whole genome shotgun sequence genomic window carries:
- the LOC115217161 gene encoding delta(3,5)-Delta(2,4)-dienoyl-CoA isomerase, mitochondrial isoform X3, with protein sequence MPSIENYQCKDVISAFKKLSYDPDCRVVVLSGAGRVFTAGVDFASLAEVYQETGDMEVSRRAFALYKTIKDFQDTCSAFEKCPKPVISAVHGACIGFGVDLISACDMRYCTKDAWLQVKEVDFGLAADVGTLQRLPRIIGNQSLVRELAYTARAITSDEAHDVGLVSRVFDDKAQLIKAVLDIASVIAKKSPIAIQTTKKSLLYSQDHSVQDGLDNIAALNQVMLQSEDLMKSIAEKSPIFSKL encoded by the exons AGATGTTATTTCTGCCTTCAAAAAGCTTTCCTATGATCCAGACTGCCGTGTTGTGGTTCTTAGCGGGGCAGGACGAGTATTTACTGCAG GGGTTGATTTTGCCTCATTAGCAGAAGTTTACCAAGAGACTGGAGATATGGAAGTATCAAGGAGGGCTTTTGCACTTTATAAAACTATCAAAGATTTCCAAGATACATGCAGTGCATTTGAAAAG TGTCCTAAACCTGTAATCTCAGCTGTCCATGGCGCCTGTATTGGATTTGGTGTGGATCTAATATCCGCTTGTGACATGAGATATTGTACCAAAGATGCATGGCTCCAAGTAAAA GAAGTCGACTTTGGTCTCGCAGCTGATGTTGGCACTTTACAACGTTTACCAAGAATTATTGGCAATCAAAGCCTTGTTAGAGAACTAGCTTATACAGCGAGGGCTATAACTTCAGATGAAGCACATGATGTTGGACTTGTGAG CCGTGTTTTTGATGACAAAGCCCAACTGATCAAAGCTGTCCTTGATATTGCATCAGTCATAGCCAAGAAAAGCCCAATTGCCATCCAAACTACAAAGAAGAGTTTGCTGTATTCCCAAGACCATTCAGTCCAAGACGGTTTGGATAACATT gcTGCTTTGAATCAGGTAATGTTGCAGAGTGAAGACCTCATGAAATCAATAGCAGAAAAATCACCAATCTTCTCAAAACTCTAG